From a single Opisthocomus hoazin isolate bOpiHoa1 chromosome 6, bOpiHoa1.hap1, whole genome shotgun sequence genomic region:
- the GPR52 gene encoding G-protein coupled receptor 52, translating into MNQSRWIEWRTLNMSSSVVNISEHLSCPLGFGHYNAVDICILETVVIVLLTFLIIAGNLTVIFVFHCAPLLHHYTTSYFIQTMAYADLFVGVSCLVPTLSLLHYSTGVHESLTCQVFGYIISVLKSVSMACLACISVDRYLAITKPLSYNQLVTPCRLRICITLIWIYSCLIFLPSFFGWGKPGYHGDIFEWCATSWLTNAYFTGFIVCLLYAPAAFVICFTYFHIFKICRQHTKEINDRRARFPSHEVDAAGETGHSPDRRYAMVLFRITSVFYMLWLPYIIYFLLESSRVLENPALSFLTTWLAISNSFCNCVIYSLSNSVFRLGLRRLSETICSSCMCLKDRDVREPKPRKRANSCSI; encoded by the coding sequence ATGAACCAGTCCCGATGGATTGAATGGAGGACTCTGAATATGAGCAGTAGTGTTGTGAACATATCcgagcatctctcctgccctcTTGGATTTGGTCACTACAATGCAGTTGACATCTGTATCCTTGAGACAGTTGTTATTGTCTTGCTAACATTTTTAATTATTGCGGGTAACCTAACTGTGATATTTGTATTCCACTGTGCTCCACTTCTGCATCATTATACCACCAGCTATTTTATTCAGACCATGGCCTATGCCGATCTCTTTGTTGGAGTTAGCTGCTTGGTTCCTACTTTGTCACTGCTCCACTACTCGACAGGTGTCCACGAGTCCTTGACTTGCCAAGTTTTCGGATATATCATCTCTGTGCTCAAAAGCGTATCTATGGCATGCCTTGCTTGCATCAGTGTGGATCGCTATCTCGCTATAACAAAGCCTCTCTCCTATAATCAGCTGGTCACACCTTGTCGCTTGAGAATCTGCATCACTTTGATCTGGATATACTCTTGTCTGATCTTCTTGCCTTCCTTTTTTGGTTGGGGAAAACCTGGTTACCATGGAGATATTTTTGAATGGTGTGCTACCTCCTGGCTAACTAATGCCTATTTTACTGGCTTTATCGTGTGCTTACTGTACGCTCCTGCTGCCTTTGTCATATGCTTCACGTATTTCCACATCTTTAAAATTTGCCGGCAGCACACCAAAGAGATCAATGATCGGAGAGCTCGATTTCCTAGCCACGAAGTGGATGCTGCTGGGGAGACTGGGCACAGCCCCGATCGCCGCTATGCCATGGTTTTGTTTCGGATAACCAGCGTGTTCTACATGCTGTGGCTCCCCTATATCATATACTTTCTGCTGGAGAGCTCTAGGGTGTTGGAAAACCCAGCACTTTCCTTCTTAACGACGTGGCTTGCTATAAGCAATAGTTTCTGCAACTGTGTGATCTATAGCCTCTCCAACAGCGTTTTCAGGCTGGGACTGCGGAGACTGTCAGAGACAATATGTTCATCTTGTATGTGTTTAAAAGACAGGGACGTACGGGAGCCTAAACCAAGAAAACGGGCTAATTCCTGCTCCATTTAA